One window of the Primulina eburnea isolate SZY01 chromosome 18, ASM2296580v1, whole genome shotgun sequence genome contains the following:
- the LOC140819358 gene encoding AMP deaminase-like isoform X1 — protein MYSQAPPLCSSSAQASPLQLAVAALFGASVMAISAFYIHKRSVDQVLDRLIYLRRRHLNSQTPSDEEEFESPDFNDSSNGLNFFQHVENLSSSFHNEEGNHGRACKVSSSVPNVSVSKDEWINEESGAHTQSAVSRSLDKIGSILSYFPPPGTEQKDREELYVSHCGPMLRVGSVGRLVTPRLTGGYAFESTVDSEEERTELSEREDHDLSYENDVDAVGQDPSVVPAQAENGSHIHVLETDLLVAETIADMDHGAIKVDTAPANILGNDTVSSSNILPFYDSVSVEELEVLKLICECLELREKYVFRETLAPWAKNVKKSVSSKVKEKPYHFTPVEATSHHFKMEDGVVHVYATKRDTEELFPVPSSTTFFTDMHYLLKVMSVGNVRSACHHRLRFLEEKFRLHLLMTADREFVAQKSAPHRDFYNIRKVDTHVHHSACMNQKHLLRFIKSKLRKEPDEVVIYRDGQYLTLKEVFDSLDLTGYDLNVDLLDVHADKSTFHRFDKFNLKYNPCGQSRLREIFLKQDNLIQGRFLAEVTKQVLSDLEVSKYQLAEYRISIYGRKQSEWDQLASWFVNNCLCSDNAVWLIQLPRLYNVYRSMGTVTSFQNILDNIFIPLFEVTVDPNSHPHLHLFLLQVVGFDVVDDESKPERRPTKHMPHPSEWTNEFNPAFSYYAYYCYANLYTLNKLREVKGLPTIRFRPHCGEAGDTDHLAAGFLLCHNISHGINLRKSPVLQYLYYLAQIGLAMSPLSNNSLFLDYHRNPFPIFFQRGLNVSLSTDDPLQIHLTKEPLVEEYSVAAKVWKLSSCDLCEIARNSVYQSGFTHAAKLHWLGDEYFKRGPLGNEIHKTNVPNIRISFRHETWVAEMQYLYGGNARLPSEVEH, from the exons ATGTACTCACAAGCACCTCCGCTTTGCTCCTCGTCGGCGCAGGCTTCGCCGCTTCAGCTGGCGGTGGCGGCCTTATTCGGCGCCTCTGTTATGGCGATCTCTGCGTTCTACATCCACAAGCGCAGCGTTGATCAAGTCCTCGATCGCCTCATCTACCTCCGCCGCCGCCACCTCAACTCCCAAACCCCCTCCGATGAAGAAGAATTCGAATCTCCCGATTTCAATGACAGCAGTAACggattaaatttttttcaacACGTAGAGAATTTGTCGAGTTCATTTCATAACGAGGAGGGTAATCATGGTCGGGCGTGTAAAGTTTCATCTTCAGTGCCAAATGTGAGTGTTTCGAAGGACGAGTGGATTAATGAGGAATCTGGTGCGCATACGCAATCTGCGGTTTCAAGATCATTGGATAAGATTGGTTCGATTCTTTCCTATTTCCCGCCACCAGGGACAGAGCAAAAAGATA GAGAGGAGCTATATGTCAGTCATTGTGGTCCAATGTTGCGGGTTGGATCTGTTGGTAGGCTGGTGACCCCAAGATTAACCGGTGGTTATGCATTTGAAAGCACTGTAGATTCTGAAGAAGAAAGAACCGAGCTTTCAGAAAGAGAGGATCATGATCTATCTTATGAAAAT GATGTTGATGCAGTTGGTCAAGATCCATCCGTTGTTCCAGCACAAGCAGAAAATGGGAGTCACATTCATGTTCTAGAAACTGATTTATTAGTGGCTGAAACAATAGCTGATATGGATCATGGTGCCATAAAGGTTGATACAGCTCCAGCAAATATTTTGGGGAATGATACTGTTTCAAGCAGCAACATTCTTCCTTTTTATG ACTCAGTGAGCGTCGAAGAACTAGAAGTACTGAAGCTGATTTGTGAATGTTTAGAATTACGGGAGAAGTATGTATTTAGAGAAACACTTGCTCCCTGGGCAAAAAATGTAAAGAAATCTGTTTCATCCAAAGTTAAAGAGAAACCTTATCACTTCACCCCTGTTGAAGCAACTTCT CATCACTTCAAAATGGAAGATGGAGTAGTCCATGTTTATGCAACCAAGAGGG ATACTGAAGAGCTTTTTCCTGTTCCCAGTTCAACAACTTTCTTCACGGATATGCATTATCTCCTAAAAGTAATGTCCGTTGGAAATGTTCGCTCTGCGTGCCACCATCGATTACGATTTCTGGAAGAA AAATTCCGCCTCCACTTACTGATGACTGCGGATAGGGAGTTTGTAGCTCAGAAGAGCGCACCTCATCGCGATTTCTACAATATCAGGAAAGTAGATACTCACGTGCATCACTCTGCTTGCATGAACCAGAAGCACCTTCTCCGGTTCATCAAATCAAAGTTAAGAAAAGAACCTGACGAG GTGGTTATCTATCGTGATGGACAGTATCTTACACTGAAGGAAGTCTTTGACAGTTTGGACTTGACTGG GTATGATCTTAATGTCGATTTGTTAGATGTGCATGCTGATAAGAGTACCTTTCACCGATTTGATAAATTCAATCTCAAGTACAACCCTTGTGGACAGAGTCGGCTTAGGGAGATCTTTCTGAAGCAGGATAACCTCATCCAAG GGCGCTTCCTGGCTGAAGTGACAAAGCAGGTTTTGTCAGATCTGGAAGTAAGTAAGTACCAG TTGGCTGAGTATCGGATATCAATTTATGGGAGGAAGCAGAGTGAATGGGATCAGCTGGCAAGTTGGTTCGTGAACAATTGCCTTTGTAGTGATAATGCAGTTTGGTTGATTCAG CTACCAAGGTTATACAATGTCTATAGGAGTATGGGAACGGTCACATCCTTTCAGAATATATTAGACAATATCTTTATTCCTCTTTTTGAGGTCACAGTGGATCCAAATTCACACCCTCACCTGCATCTTTTCTTATTGCAG GTTGTAGGATTCGATGTCGTAGATGATGAAAGTAAACCGGAGAGACGCCCTACGAAACACATGCCACATCCTTCAGAGTGGACAAATGAATTCAATCCTGCCTTTTCTTATTATGCTTATTACTGCTATGCAAACTTGTATACACTTAATAAg CTACGTGAAGTAAAAGGATTGCCAACAATAAGATTTAGGCCTCACTGTGGGGAG GCTGGTGATACTGACCATTTAGCCGCTGGGTTTCTTCTGTGCCATAATATATCACATGGTATTAATTTGCGGAAGTCCCCAGTTTTGCAATATCTTTACTATCTTGCTCAG ATTGGTTTAGCCATGTCTCCGCTAAGCAACAACTCGCTTTTCTTGGATTACCATCGGAATCCATTTCCTATATTCTTCCAACGTGGTTTAAATGTCTCCCTCTCCACTGATGATCCTCTACAAATTCACTTGACAAAAGAACCTCTTGTGGAAGAATATAGTGTAGCCGCAAAG GTGTGGAAGCTTAGTTCATGTGATCTCTGCGAAATAGCTCGGAATTCTGTCTACCAGTCTGGTTTTACTCATGCAGCCAAG TTACACTGGCTTGGAGATGAATATTTTAAAAGAGGCCCTTTAGGAAATGAAATACACAAGACTAATGTACCCAACATTCGCATTTCCTTCAGACACGAG ACATGGGTAGCGGAGATGCAGTATCTTTATGGAGGAAATGCCAGGCTTCCTTCGGAAGTTGAGCATTAA
- the LOC140819358 gene encoding AMP deaminase-like isoform X3 has protein sequence MYSQAPPLCSSSAQASPLQLAVAALFGASVMAISAFYIHKRSVDQVLDRLIYLRRRHLNSQTPSDEEEFESPDFNDSSNGLNFFQHVENLSSSFHNEEGNHGRACKVSSSVPNVSVSKDEWINEESGAHTQSAVSRSLDKIGSILSYFPPPGTEQKDREELYVSHCGPMLRVGSVGRLVTPRLTGGYAFESTVDSEEERTELSEREDHDLSYENDVDAVGQDPSVVPAQAENGSHIHVLETDLLVAETIADMDHGAIKVDTAPANILGNDTVSSSNILPFYDSVSVEELEVLKLICECLELREKYVFRETLAPWAKNVKKSVSSKVKEKPYHFTPVEATSHHFKMEDGVVHVYATKRDTEELFPVPSSTTFFTDMHYLLKVMSVGNVRSACHHRLRFLEEKFRLHLLMTADREFVAQKSAPHRDFYNIRKVDTHVHHSACMNQKHLLRFIKSKLRKEPDEVVIYRDGQYLTLKEVFDSLDLTGYDLNVDLLDVHADKSTFHRFDKFNLKYNPCGQSRLREIFLKQDNLIQGRFLAEVTKQVLSDLEVSKYQLAEYRISIYGRKQSEWDQLASWFVNNCLCSDNAVWLIQVVGFDVVDDESKPERRPTKHMPHPSEWTNEFNPAFSYYAYYCYANLYTLNKLREVKGLPTIRFRPHCGEAGDTDHLAAGFLLCHNISHGINLRKSPVLQYLYYLAQIGLAMSPLSNNSLFLDYHRNPFPIFFQRGLNVSLSTDDPLQIHLTKEPLVEEYSVAAKVWKLSSCDLCEIARNSVYQSGFTHAAKLHWLGDEYFKRGPLGNEIHKTNVPNIRISFRHETWVAEMQYLYGGNARLPSEVEH, from the exons ATGTACTCACAAGCACCTCCGCTTTGCTCCTCGTCGGCGCAGGCTTCGCCGCTTCAGCTGGCGGTGGCGGCCTTATTCGGCGCCTCTGTTATGGCGATCTCTGCGTTCTACATCCACAAGCGCAGCGTTGATCAAGTCCTCGATCGCCTCATCTACCTCCGCCGCCGCCACCTCAACTCCCAAACCCCCTCCGATGAAGAAGAATTCGAATCTCCCGATTTCAATGACAGCAGTAACggattaaatttttttcaacACGTAGAGAATTTGTCGAGTTCATTTCATAACGAGGAGGGTAATCATGGTCGGGCGTGTAAAGTTTCATCTTCAGTGCCAAATGTGAGTGTTTCGAAGGACGAGTGGATTAATGAGGAATCTGGTGCGCATACGCAATCTGCGGTTTCAAGATCATTGGATAAGATTGGTTCGATTCTTTCCTATTTCCCGCCACCAGGGACAGAGCAAAAAGATA GAGAGGAGCTATATGTCAGTCATTGTGGTCCAATGTTGCGGGTTGGATCTGTTGGTAGGCTGGTGACCCCAAGATTAACCGGTGGTTATGCATTTGAAAGCACTGTAGATTCTGAAGAAGAAAGAACCGAGCTTTCAGAAAGAGAGGATCATGATCTATCTTATGAAAAT GATGTTGATGCAGTTGGTCAAGATCCATCCGTTGTTCCAGCACAAGCAGAAAATGGGAGTCACATTCATGTTCTAGAAACTGATTTATTAGTGGCTGAAACAATAGCTGATATGGATCATGGTGCCATAAAGGTTGATACAGCTCCAGCAAATATTTTGGGGAATGATACTGTTTCAAGCAGCAACATTCTTCCTTTTTATG ACTCAGTGAGCGTCGAAGAACTAGAAGTACTGAAGCTGATTTGTGAATGTTTAGAATTACGGGAGAAGTATGTATTTAGAGAAACACTTGCTCCCTGGGCAAAAAATGTAAAGAAATCTGTTTCATCCAAAGTTAAAGAGAAACCTTATCACTTCACCCCTGTTGAAGCAACTTCT CATCACTTCAAAATGGAAGATGGAGTAGTCCATGTTTATGCAACCAAGAGGG ATACTGAAGAGCTTTTTCCTGTTCCCAGTTCAACAACTTTCTTCACGGATATGCATTATCTCCTAAAAGTAATGTCCGTTGGAAATGTTCGCTCTGCGTGCCACCATCGATTACGATTTCTGGAAGAA AAATTCCGCCTCCACTTACTGATGACTGCGGATAGGGAGTTTGTAGCTCAGAAGAGCGCACCTCATCGCGATTTCTACAATATCAGGAAAGTAGATACTCACGTGCATCACTCTGCTTGCATGAACCAGAAGCACCTTCTCCGGTTCATCAAATCAAAGTTAAGAAAAGAACCTGACGAG GTGGTTATCTATCGTGATGGACAGTATCTTACACTGAAGGAAGTCTTTGACAGTTTGGACTTGACTGG GTATGATCTTAATGTCGATTTGTTAGATGTGCATGCTGATAAGAGTACCTTTCACCGATTTGATAAATTCAATCTCAAGTACAACCCTTGTGGACAGAGTCGGCTTAGGGAGATCTTTCTGAAGCAGGATAACCTCATCCAAG GGCGCTTCCTGGCTGAAGTGACAAAGCAGGTTTTGTCAGATCTGGAAGTAAGTAAGTACCAG TTGGCTGAGTATCGGATATCAATTTATGGGAGGAAGCAGAGTGAATGGGATCAGCTGGCAAGTTGGTTCGTGAACAATTGCCTTTGTAGTGATAATGCAGTTTGGTTGATTCAG GTTGTAGGATTCGATGTCGTAGATGATGAAAGTAAACCGGAGAGACGCCCTACGAAACACATGCCACATCCTTCAGAGTGGACAAATGAATTCAATCCTGCCTTTTCTTATTATGCTTATTACTGCTATGCAAACTTGTATACACTTAATAAg CTACGTGAAGTAAAAGGATTGCCAACAATAAGATTTAGGCCTCACTGTGGGGAG GCTGGTGATACTGACCATTTAGCCGCTGGGTTTCTTCTGTGCCATAATATATCACATGGTATTAATTTGCGGAAGTCCCCAGTTTTGCAATATCTTTACTATCTTGCTCAG ATTGGTTTAGCCATGTCTCCGCTAAGCAACAACTCGCTTTTCTTGGATTACCATCGGAATCCATTTCCTATATTCTTCCAACGTGGTTTAAATGTCTCCCTCTCCACTGATGATCCTCTACAAATTCACTTGACAAAAGAACCTCTTGTGGAAGAATATAGTGTAGCCGCAAAG GTGTGGAAGCTTAGTTCATGTGATCTCTGCGAAATAGCTCGGAATTCTGTCTACCAGTCTGGTTTTACTCATGCAGCCAAG TTACACTGGCTTGGAGATGAATATTTTAAAAGAGGCCCTTTAGGAAATGAAATACACAAGACTAATGTACCCAACATTCGCATTTCCTTCAGACACGAG ACATGGGTAGCGGAGATGCAGTATCTTTATGGAGGAAATGCCAGGCTTCCTTCGGAAGTTGAGCATTAA
- the LOC140819358 gene encoding AMP deaminase-like isoform X2, with amino-acid sequence MYSQAPPLCSSSAQASPLQLAVAALFGASVMAISAFYIHKRSVDQVLDRLIYLRRRHLNSQTPSDEEEFESPDFNDSSNGLNFFQHVENLSSSFHNEEGNHGRACKVSSSVPNVSVSKDEWINEESGAHTQSAVSRSLDKIGSILSYFPPPGTEQKDREELYVSHCGPMLRVGSVGRLVTPRLTGGYAFESTVDSEEERTELSEREDHDLSYENDVDAVGQDPSVVPAQAENGSHIHVLETDLLVAETIADMDHGAIKVDTAPANILGNDTVSSSNILPFYVSVEELEVLKLICECLELREKYVFRETLAPWAKNVKKSVSSKVKEKPYHFTPVEATSHHFKMEDGVVHVYATKRDTEELFPVPSSTTFFTDMHYLLKVMSVGNVRSACHHRLRFLEEKFRLHLLMTADREFVAQKSAPHRDFYNIRKVDTHVHHSACMNQKHLLRFIKSKLRKEPDEVVIYRDGQYLTLKEVFDSLDLTGYDLNVDLLDVHADKSTFHRFDKFNLKYNPCGQSRLREIFLKQDNLIQGRFLAEVTKQVLSDLEVSKYQLAEYRISIYGRKQSEWDQLASWFVNNCLCSDNAVWLIQLPRLYNVYRSMGTVTSFQNILDNIFIPLFEVTVDPNSHPHLHLFLLQVVGFDVVDDESKPERRPTKHMPHPSEWTNEFNPAFSYYAYYCYANLYTLNKLREVKGLPTIRFRPHCGEAGDTDHLAAGFLLCHNISHGINLRKSPVLQYLYYLAQIGLAMSPLSNNSLFLDYHRNPFPIFFQRGLNVSLSTDDPLQIHLTKEPLVEEYSVAAKVWKLSSCDLCEIARNSVYQSGFTHAAKLHWLGDEYFKRGPLGNEIHKTNVPNIRISFRHETWVAEMQYLYGGNARLPSEVEH; translated from the exons ATGTACTCACAAGCACCTCCGCTTTGCTCCTCGTCGGCGCAGGCTTCGCCGCTTCAGCTGGCGGTGGCGGCCTTATTCGGCGCCTCTGTTATGGCGATCTCTGCGTTCTACATCCACAAGCGCAGCGTTGATCAAGTCCTCGATCGCCTCATCTACCTCCGCCGCCGCCACCTCAACTCCCAAACCCCCTCCGATGAAGAAGAATTCGAATCTCCCGATTTCAATGACAGCAGTAACggattaaatttttttcaacACGTAGAGAATTTGTCGAGTTCATTTCATAACGAGGAGGGTAATCATGGTCGGGCGTGTAAAGTTTCATCTTCAGTGCCAAATGTGAGTGTTTCGAAGGACGAGTGGATTAATGAGGAATCTGGTGCGCATACGCAATCTGCGGTTTCAAGATCATTGGATAAGATTGGTTCGATTCTTTCCTATTTCCCGCCACCAGGGACAGAGCAAAAAGATA GAGAGGAGCTATATGTCAGTCATTGTGGTCCAATGTTGCGGGTTGGATCTGTTGGTAGGCTGGTGACCCCAAGATTAACCGGTGGTTATGCATTTGAAAGCACTGTAGATTCTGAAGAAGAAAGAACCGAGCTTTCAGAAAGAGAGGATCATGATCTATCTTATGAAAAT GATGTTGATGCAGTTGGTCAAGATCCATCCGTTGTTCCAGCACAAGCAGAAAATGGGAGTCACATTCATGTTCTAGAAACTGATTTATTAGTGGCTGAAACAATAGCTGATATGGATCATGGTGCCATAAAGGTTGATACAGCTCCAGCAAATATTTTGGGGAATGATACTGTTTCAAGCAGCAACATTCTTCCTTTTTATG TGAGCGTCGAAGAACTAGAAGTACTGAAGCTGATTTGTGAATGTTTAGAATTACGGGAGAAGTATGTATTTAGAGAAACACTTGCTCCCTGGGCAAAAAATGTAAAGAAATCTGTTTCATCCAAAGTTAAAGAGAAACCTTATCACTTCACCCCTGTTGAAGCAACTTCT CATCACTTCAAAATGGAAGATGGAGTAGTCCATGTTTATGCAACCAAGAGGG ATACTGAAGAGCTTTTTCCTGTTCCCAGTTCAACAACTTTCTTCACGGATATGCATTATCTCCTAAAAGTAATGTCCGTTGGAAATGTTCGCTCTGCGTGCCACCATCGATTACGATTTCTGGAAGAA AAATTCCGCCTCCACTTACTGATGACTGCGGATAGGGAGTTTGTAGCTCAGAAGAGCGCACCTCATCGCGATTTCTACAATATCAGGAAAGTAGATACTCACGTGCATCACTCTGCTTGCATGAACCAGAAGCACCTTCTCCGGTTCATCAAATCAAAGTTAAGAAAAGAACCTGACGAG GTGGTTATCTATCGTGATGGACAGTATCTTACACTGAAGGAAGTCTTTGACAGTTTGGACTTGACTGG GTATGATCTTAATGTCGATTTGTTAGATGTGCATGCTGATAAGAGTACCTTTCACCGATTTGATAAATTCAATCTCAAGTACAACCCTTGTGGACAGAGTCGGCTTAGGGAGATCTTTCTGAAGCAGGATAACCTCATCCAAG GGCGCTTCCTGGCTGAAGTGACAAAGCAGGTTTTGTCAGATCTGGAAGTAAGTAAGTACCAG TTGGCTGAGTATCGGATATCAATTTATGGGAGGAAGCAGAGTGAATGGGATCAGCTGGCAAGTTGGTTCGTGAACAATTGCCTTTGTAGTGATAATGCAGTTTGGTTGATTCAG CTACCAAGGTTATACAATGTCTATAGGAGTATGGGAACGGTCACATCCTTTCAGAATATATTAGACAATATCTTTATTCCTCTTTTTGAGGTCACAGTGGATCCAAATTCACACCCTCACCTGCATCTTTTCTTATTGCAG GTTGTAGGATTCGATGTCGTAGATGATGAAAGTAAACCGGAGAGACGCCCTACGAAACACATGCCACATCCTTCAGAGTGGACAAATGAATTCAATCCTGCCTTTTCTTATTATGCTTATTACTGCTATGCAAACTTGTATACACTTAATAAg CTACGTGAAGTAAAAGGATTGCCAACAATAAGATTTAGGCCTCACTGTGGGGAG GCTGGTGATACTGACCATTTAGCCGCTGGGTTTCTTCTGTGCCATAATATATCACATGGTATTAATTTGCGGAAGTCCCCAGTTTTGCAATATCTTTACTATCTTGCTCAG ATTGGTTTAGCCATGTCTCCGCTAAGCAACAACTCGCTTTTCTTGGATTACCATCGGAATCCATTTCCTATATTCTTCCAACGTGGTTTAAATGTCTCCCTCTCCACTGATGATCCTCTACAAATTCACTTGACAAAAGAACCTCTTGTGGAAGAATATAGTGTAGCCGCAAAG GTGTGGAAGCTTAGTTCATGTGATCTCTGCGAAATAGCTCGGAATTCTGTCTACCAGTCTGGTTTTACTCATGCAGCCAAG TTACACTGGCTTGGAGATGAATATTTTAAAAGAGGCCCTTTAGGAAATGAAATACACAAGACTAATGTACCCAACATTCGCATTTCCTTCAGACACGAG ACATGGGTAGCGGAGATGCAGTATCTTTATGGAGGAAATGCCAGGCTTCCTTCGGAAGTTGAGCATTAA
- the LOC140819358 gene encoding AMP deaminase-like isoform X4: MYSQAPPLCSSSAQASPLQLAVAALFGASVMAISAFYIHKRSVDQVLDRLIYLRRRHLNSQTPSDEEEFESPDFNDSSNGLNFFQHVENLSSSFHNEEGNHGRACKVSSSVPNVSVSKDEWINEESGAHTQSAVSRSLDKIGSILSYFPPPGTEQKDREELYVSHCGPMLRVGSVGRLVTPRLTGGYAFESTVDSEEERTELSEREDHDLSYENDVDAVGQDPSVVPAQAENGSHIHVLETDLLVAETIADMDHGAIKVDTAPANILGNDTVSSSNILPFYDSVSVEELEVLKLICECLELREKYVFRETLAPWAKNVKKSVSSKVKEKPYHFTPVEATSHHFKMEDGVVHVYATKRDTEELFPVPSSTTFFTDMHYLLKVMSVGNVRSACHHRLRFLEEKFRLHLLMTADREFVAQKSAPHRDFYNIRKVDTHVHHSACMNQKHLLRFIKSKLRKEPDEVVIYRDGQYLTLKEVFDSLDLTGYDLNVDLLDVHADKSTFHRFDKFNLKYNPCGQSRLREIFLKQDNLIQGRFLAEVTKQVLSDLEVSKYQLAEYRISIYGRKQSEWDQLASWFVNNCLCSDNAVWLIQLPRLYNVYRSMGTVTSFQNILDNIFIPLFEVTVDPNSHPHLHLFLLQVVGFDVVDDESKPERRPTKHMPHPSEWTNEFNPAFSYYAYYCYANLYTLNKLREVKGLPTIRFRPHCGEAGDTDHLAAGFLLCHNISHGINLRKSPVLQYLYYLAQLICISRLV; this comes from the exons ATGTACTCACAAGCACCTCCGCTTTGCTCCTCGTCGGCGCAGGCTTCGCCGCTTCAGCTGGCGGTGGCGGCCTTATTCGGCGCCTCTGTTATGGCGATCTCTGCGTTCTACATCCACAAGCGCAGCGTTGATCAAGTCCTCGATCGCCTCATCTACCTCCGCCGCCGCCACCTCAACTCCCAAACCCCCTCCGATGAAGAAGAATTCGAATCTCCCGATTTCAATGACAGCAGTAACggattaaatttttttcaacACGTAGAGAATTTGTCGAGTTCATTTCATAACGAGGAGGGTAATCATGGTCGGGCGTGTAAAGTTTCATCTTCAGTGCCAAATGTGAGTGTTTCGAAGGACGAGTGGATTAATGAGGAATCTGGTGCGCATACGCAATCTGCGGTTTCAAGATCATTGGATAAGATTGGTTCGATTCTTTCCTATTTCCCGCCACCAGGGACAGAGCAAAAAGATA GAGAGGAGCTATATGTCAGTCATTGTGGTCCAATGTTGCGGGTTGGATCTGTTGGTAGGCTGGTGACCCCAAGATTAACCGGTGGTTATGCATTTGAAAGCACTGTAGATTCTGAAGAAGAAAGAACCGAGCTTTCAGAAAGAGAGGATCATGATCTATCTTATGAAAAT GATGTTGATGCAGTTGGTCAAGATCCATCCGTTGTTCCAGCACAAGCAGAAAATGGGAGTCACATTCATGTTCTAGAAACTGATTTATTAGTGGCTGAAACAATAGCTGATATGGATCATGGTGCCATAAAGGTTGATACAGCTCCAGCAAATATTTTGGGGAATGATACTGTTTCAAGCAGCAACATTCTTCCTTTTTATG ACTCAGTGAGCGTCGAAGAACTAGAAGTACTGAAGCTGATTTGTGAATGTTTAGAATTACGGGAGAAGTATGTATTTAGAGAAACACTTGCTCCCTGGGCAAAAAATGTAAAGAAATCTGTTTCATCCAAAGTTAAAGAGAAACCTTATCACTTCACCCCTGTTGAAGCAACTTCT CATCACTTCAAAATGGAAGATGGAGTAGTCCATGTTTATGCAACCAAGAGGG ATACTGAAGAGCTTTTTCCTGTTCCCAGTTCAACAACTTTCTTCACGGATATGCATTATCTCCTAAAAGTAATGTCCGTTGGAAATGTTCGCTCTGCGTGCCACCATCGATTACGATTTCTGGAAGAA AAATTCCGCCTCCACTTACTGATGACTGCGGATAGGGAGTTTGTAGCTCAGAAGAGCGCACCTCATCGCGATTTCTACAATATCAGGAAAGTAGATACTCACGTGCATCACTCTGCTTGCATGAACCAGAAGCACCTTCTCCGGTTCATCAAATCAAAGTTAAGAAAAGAACCTGACGAG GTGGTTATCTATCGTGATGGACAGTATCTTACACTGAAGGAAGTCTTTGACAGTTTGGACTTGACTGG GTATGATCTTAATGTCGATTTGTTAGATGTGCATGCTGATAAGAGTACCTTTCACCGATTTGATAAATTCAATCTCAAGTACAACCCTTGTGGACAGAGTCGGCTTAGGGAGATCTTTCTGAAGCAGGATAACCTCATCCAAG GGCGCTTCCTGGCTGAAGTGACAAAGCAGGTTTTGTCAGATCTGGAAGTAAGTAAGTACCAG TTGGCTGAGTATCGGATATCAATTTATGGGAGGAAGCAGAGTGAATGGGATCAGCTGGCAAGTTGGTTCGTGAACAATTGCCTTTGTAGTGATAATGCAGTTTGGTTGATTCAG CTACCAAGGTTATACAATGTCTATAGGAGTATGGGAACGGTCACATCCTTTCAGAATATATTAGACAATATCTTTATTCCTCTTTTTGAGGTCACAGTGGATCCAAATTCACACCCTCACCTGCATCTTTTCTTATTGCAG GTTGTAGGATTCGATGTCGTAGATGATGAAAGTAAACCGGAGAGACGCCCTACGAAACACATGCCACATCCTTCAGAGTGGACAAATGAATTCAATCCTGCCTTTTCTTATTATGCTTATTACTGCTATGCAAACTTGTATACACTTAATAAg CTACGTGAAGTAAAAGGATTGCCAACAATAAGATTTAGGCCTCACTGTGGGGAG GCTGGTGATACTGACCATTTAGCCGCTGGGTTTCTTCTGTGCCATAATATATCACATGGTATTAATTTGCGGAAGTCCCCAGTTTTGCAATATCTTTACTATCTTGCTCAG CTGATTTGCATTTCCAGATTGGTTTAG